From Argopecten irradians isolate NY chromosome 12, Ai_NY, whole genome shotgun sequence, one genomic window encodes:
- the LOC138336317 gene encoding uncharacterized protein — protein sequence MSVCFYGDGQTGFSRHHQLLLDETRDRDQLYVVGRPDESLRDSTELDERDSAAVDERDLTELDKRDSAEVGNSLSAEVGVRHSTEVKERLLAEVGVRDSTEVRNRLSTQVGVRHSTEVKERLLAEVGVRDSPEVRDSPSVEVGVRHSTEVKERLLAEIGVRDSSEVGDRHSTEVRRIERCLQSVNTCRPRLLSRLKIHENNVLLVQSSRSRITDIDQLEPGDHIAFHRPYVIWHHSIVIEVNVSDNTLKIINWQSENGTIGIIEQQIDVSKELGELYRIEYPSEILYENPRSLVISRARSRLGETGFHIFDENCESFATFCKTGISKSHQYIWLVAKTWEWLAHITVLTVRTAVVGFCALAKVAVNVAGSAVVIGLEGLILAWDVTKAYRERRMGHLSRNEYAKIAIRRVVDGLATMAFTMGGILLGVTLVHIGVVCTAPVLPWLLAGACGGAVGMTVGKVGGTMLGCCLGKAITRCFKSDDKAVDKITDLVPGDHVVLTRWALHPRCHGILIEHDGHTKMRLIRNKYKYGVVDEWVSFEKPLYRVTHRKSYSNEEALRRAKSQIGATRYNIATHNCKTFANWCKRRD from the coding sequence atgtcTGTGTGTTTCTATGGAGACGGACAAACGGGGTTTTCTCGTCACCACCAACTTCTATTAGACGAGACACGTGACAGGGATCAGTTGTATGTCGTCGGAAGGCCCGACGAAAGCTTAAGAGACTCGACAGAACTCGACGAAAGAGACTCGGCAGCAGTCGACGAAAGAGACTTGACGGAACTCGATAAAAGAGACTCGGCTGAAGTCGGAAACAGCCTCTCGGCAGAAGTCGGAGTAAGGCACTCAACAGAAGTCAAAGAGAGGCTCTTGGCAGAAGTCGGAGTGAGAGACTCGACAGAAGTCAGAAACAGACTTTCGACACAAGTCGGAGTAAGGCACTCGACAGAAGTCAAAGAGAGGCTCTTGGCAGAAGTCGGAGTGAGGGACTCGCCGGAAGTCAGAGACAGCCCCTCGGTAGAAGTCGGAGTAAGGCACTCAACAGAAGTCAAAGAGAGACTCTTGGCAGAAATCGGAGTGAGAGACTCATCGGAAGTCGGAGACAGACACTCGACAGAAGTAAGAAGAATAGAACGATGTCTCCAAAGTGTGAATACTTGTAGACCCAGGTTGTTATCCCGATTAAAGATACATGAAAACAATGTCCTGTTAGTACAGAGTTCCCGTAGTCGGATCACCGATATAGATCAGCTAGAGCCCGGCGACCATATCGCATTCCACCGTCCTTATGTCATATGGCATCACTCCATTGTGATCGAGGTCAATGTCAGCGACAACACGCTAAAGATAATAAACTGGCAGAGTGAAAACGGGACGATTGGAATCATAGAACAGCAGATCGACGTATCCAAGGAACTTGGAGAGCTGTATAGGATAGAATACCCCTCGGAAATACTTTACGAAAACCCTCGATCTCTCGTGATATCTAGAGCAAGGTCAAGGCTGGGAGAAACAGGGTTTCATATATTTGACGAGAACTGTGAATCTTTCGCAACATTTTGTAAAACAGGCATCAGCAAAAGCCATCAGTATATTTGGCTTGTAGCTAAGACGTGGGAGTGGCTAGCGCATATAACCGTCTTGACGGTTAGAACTGCCGTAGTAGGTTTCTGTGCTTTGGCCAAAGTGGCGGTAAACGTGGCGGGATCAGCGGTTGTGATTGGGCTTGAAGGACTCATCCTTGCTTGGGACGTTACTAAGGCTTACAGGGAACGAAGGATGGGTCATTTATCCCGAAATGAATACGCGAAAATCGCTATCAGACGTGTTGTGGACGGCTTAGCTACAATGGCTTTTACAATGGGTGGAATACTTCTGGGGGTAACTTTAGTACATATAGGTGTGGTATGTACAGCAcctgtgttaccatggttactCGCTGGTGCGTGCGGAGGGGCGGTCGGTATGACAGTAGGTAAGGTTGGAGGAACAATGTTAGGATGCTGCTTAGGAAAGGCGATTACAAGATGTTTCAAATCGGATGACAAAGCGGTGGACAAAATCACCGATCTAGTGCCAGGAGATCACGTGGTACTGACAAGATGGGCGTTACATCCGCGTTGCCATGGTATCCTGATTGAACACGACGGTCACACTAAAATGAGGTTAATCCgcaacaaatacaaatatggGGTTGTAGACGAGTGGGTCTCTTTTGAAAAGCCCCTTTATAGAGTGACGCATAGGAAAAGTTATTCAAATGAAGAGGCGCTGAGAAGGGCAAAAAGTCAAATAGGTGCAACACGATACAACATCGCCACTCACAACTGTAAAACATTTGCAAATTGGTGTAAAAGACGCGactaa